The genomic interval CTGTACGACAATTCCGGTTTCGTAGTGCGTCAAGCGAATGGCCGAGGCGGTCTTGTTCACGTGTTGCCCGCCAGGGCCGCTGGCGCAAAAGATATCTTTGCGGTAATCGTCGGGCTTGATGTCGATTTCCACGTCTTCCGGTTCGGGCAGCACGGCGACCGTGGCCGCCGAAGTATGCACGCGGCCTTGAGCTTCCGTTTCGGGAACTCGCTGCACGCGGTGCCCTCCGCTTTCATATTGCAGGTGGCGATAAGCGCCTTCGCCATCGATGCCGAGAATCACTTCTTTGAAGCCACCCAGTTCCGTAGCGTTCATATCAAGGACTTCGATTTTCCAGCCCTGCACTTCGCAATACCGGCGGTACATTTCATATAAGTCGCGGGCAAACAGCGCCGCCTCGTCGCCGCCGGTGCCGGCGCGAATTTCCATCACGCAGCGAGATCGTGCCGCGTCGTCGCCGCCGATGGTCATATCGAGTAGATCATCCCACAGCTTTTCCCGCTCCACTCGCAGCGACGGCAATTCGCCTTCAGCCAACTCACGCAGCTCGGCGTCATTGCCGCCGATCATCTCGTTCGCATCGGCGATCTGTTGGTTCAAATCCTTGAATCTCCGATACTTCAAGGCCAGCTTCGACAGCGATCCATGCTCGCGGACGATGACGCCGACGCGCGCGGACTTGGAGAGTACTTCCGGATCGACCATCTGTCGCTCCAGCTCGTCGAACCGCGCCAATTTTTCATCGAGCATCTGTCGCATGGCAAGCCTACCGATCGGCGAATTCATCCGATCGCCTGGAATGATTGTGCTGTTCTTTTCGCCACTCGGCTAGAGGAATCCAACGGAAGCGACCGCGAAACCAACAGCTTGATTCAGCGACCGCGGACGACTGCACGACGAATTGCCGGTCGGCACGCCCCTCGCGGAGATCCAGCCGCGGCGATGGATTTCAGGCAGTTCAAAATGAGATGAACCCAACTAAGCTTCCGCCCCGCTAAGCCTCAGCAGATTGGCCCACCGGCTCGGGTTCTTTTTTCTTGTTCCTTTGCAAGCTGGAATAGCCACTGGCGAATTTATTCTTGAACTTCTCGATTCGTCCGGCAGTGTCCACAAATTTCAGCTTGCCCGTATAGAAGGGGTGGCAAGCATTGCAAATGTCGACCTTCATTTCCGCCACGGTGCTGCGCGTAGTAAAGGTGTTTCCGCAGCCGCATTTGACCACGGTCGTCACGTATTTTGGGTGGATGCCTTTTTTCATGATTAGCCGTCCCGCTCGCAAAAATTGCCAGCGCCCTAACGCGTTCCTCGCCCGGTCGCCCAGAGCGAAA from Pirellulales bacterium carries:
- the prfA gene encoding peptide chain release factor 1 encodes the protein MRQMLDEKLARFDELERQMVDPEVLSKSARVGVIVREHGSLSKLALKYRRFKDLNQQIADANEMIGGNDAELRELAEGELPSLRVEREKLWDDLLDMTIGGDDAARSRCVMEIRAGTGGDEAALFARDLYEMYRRYCEVQGWKIEVLDMNATELGGFKEVILGIDGEGAYRHLQYESGGHRVQRVPETEAQGRVHTSAATVAVLPEPEDVEIDIKPDDYRKDIFCASGPGGQHVNKTASAIRLTHYETGIVVQCQDEKSQHKNFAKALRVLKTRLYEHKRQQEHEKRASERKSLVGSGDRSQRIRTYNFPQNRLTDHRINLTLYQLDNILQGKLNMVTEALMDHDRRQQRELMGTVE
- the rpmE gene encoding 50S ribosomal protein L31, which encodes MKKGIHPKYVTTVVKCGCGNTFTTRSTVAEMKVDICNACHPFYTGKLKFVDTAGRIEKFKNKFASGYSSLQRNKKKEPEPVGQSAEA